In Flavobacterium sp., a single window of DNA contains:
- a CDS encoding GNAT family protein, translating to MITLKGDTIYLRALEPEDLEFVYGMENDQSIWEVSNTNTPYSRFLIRQYLENAQQDIYEAKQLRLAICQDVDFPAIGLIDLFEFDPRNNRAGIGIVIQKNENRGQNIGSEALELLIKYSFFNLNLHQLYANISTNNEASIALFTKFGFEKIGIKKDWILLNNHYHDEAIFQLINKNI from the coding sequence ATGATAACATTAAAAGGCGATACTATATATTTACGTGCACTGGAACCAGAAGATTTAGAATTTGTGTACGGAATGGAAAATGATCAGAGTATTTGGGAAGTCAGTAATACGAATACTCCATATAGCCGTTTTTTGATTAGGCAGTATCTTGAAAATGCACAACAGGATATTTATGAAGCCAAACAATTGCGTCTGGCAATATGTCAGGATGTAGATTTTCCGGCAATTGGATTGATCGATTTATTTGAATTTGATCCCAGAAACAACAGAGCCGGAATTGGTATTGTTATTCAGAAAAATGAAAACAGAGGACAAAATATTGGTTCTGAGGCATTAGAGCTTTTAATAAAGTACTCTTTTTTTAATTTGAATCTACACCAACTTTATGCAAATATTAGTACAAATAATGAAGCAAGTATAGCACTTTTTACTAAATTTGGTTTCGAGAAAATAGGAATCAAAAAAGACTGGATTTTGCTGAATAACCACTATCATGACGAAGCAATTTTTCAGTTAATCAATAAAAACATTTAA